In Rhodospirillales bacterium RIFCSPLOWO2_02_FULL_58_16, a genomic segment contains:
- a CDS encoding imidazole glycerol phosphate synthase, glutamine amidotransferase subunit, which produces MNVAIIDYGSGNLRSAAKAFERAAAEAGLKTGIVVTGAAADLDAADHIVLPGVGAFADCKKGLTALPGMIEALERAVIRNGRPFLGICVGMQLMATVGLEHGRHDGLGWIKGEVVPLKLADATLKIPHMGWNELNFSSNHPFFKGAAPGVHVYFVHGYGFVAADPAMVLAHTDYGGEVSAVIGRDNMIGVQFHPEKSQATGLKLITNFLEWRP; this is translated from the coding sequence GTGAACGTCGCCATTATCGACTACGGCTCGGGTAATTTGCGCTCCGCCGCCAAGGCCTTCGAGCGCGCCGCCGCCGAGGCCGGTCTGAAAACCGGGATTGTCGTGACCGGCGCCGCCGCCGATCTTGACGCCGCCGATCATATCGTGCTGCCCGGCGTCGGCGCTTTCGCCGACTGCAAGAAAGGCCTGACGGCCCTGCCCGGCATGATCGAAGCCCTGGAGCGGGCTGTTATCAGGAACGGCAGGCCGTTTCTCGGCATTTGCGTCGGCATGCAACTGATGGCGACGGTCGGCCTTGAACATGGACGGCATGACGGTCTGGGGTGGATTAAAGGCGAGGTCGTCCCGCTTAAGCTGGCGGACGCGACATTAAAAATCCCTCACATGGGCTGGAATGAATTGAATTTTTCTTCGAATCATCCGTTTTTCAAGGGGGCGGCGCCGGGAGTGCATGTCTATTTCGTTCACGGCTACGGATTCGTCGCCGCCGATCCGGCGATGGTGTTGGCGCATACCGATTACGGCGGGGAAGTCAGCGCCGTTATCGGACGCGACAACATGATCGGCGTCCAGTTTCACCCGGAAAAAAGTCAGGCGACGGGGCTTAAACTGATCACCAACTTTCTTGAATGGCGGCCATAA
- a CDS encoding 1-(5-phosphoribosyl)-5-[(5-phosphoribosylamino)methylideneamino]imidazole-4-carboxamide isomerase: protein MIFFPAIDLKNGQCVRLVRGDMEQATVFSDDPAGQAAVFSSAGCRWLHMVDLDGAFAGRPVNDGAVKSILATVKIKVQLGGGIRDLATVAFWLDKGVSRVILGTAALRDPGLVKEACRRYPGRVAVGIDAREGLVAVEGWAEVSTIKVLDLALKFEDAGVAAIIYTDIGRDGAMEGPNIAAVAALAGAISTPVIASGGVSSMDDLKKLKDEAPMIEGVISGRAVYDGRIDPAAAVAALEGSC, encoded by the coding sequence ATGATTTTTTTTCCCGCCATTGATCTCAAGAACGGACAGTGCGTGCGGCTGGTTCGCGGCGATATGGAACAGGCCACGGTGTTCAGCGACGATCCCGCCGGACAGGCCGCTGTTTTTTCTTCGGCCGGCTGTCGCTGGCTGCACATGGTCGATCTTGACGGCGCTTTCGCCGGGCGTCCGGTCAACGACGGAGCGGTGAAGTCCATCCTGGCAACGGTAAAGATCAAGGTGCAGCTCGGCGGCGGCATTCGCGATCTGGCGACGGTTGCGTTCTGGCTGGACAAGGGGGTAAGCCGGGTGATTCTGGGGACGGCGGCTCTGCGCGATCCCGGACTGGTCAAGGAAGCCTGCCGCCGCTATCCGGGGCGGGTGGCGGTCGGCATTGACGCCAGGGAGGGCCTGGTCGCCGTCGAGGGCTGGGCCGAGGTTTCGACGATCAAGGTTCTCGATCTGGCGTTGAAATTCGAAGACGCCGGCGTCGCCGCCATCATCTATACCGACATCGGTCGCGACGGCGCCATGGAAGGCCCCAATATCGCCGCCGTTGCGGCGCTGGCCGGGGCGATTTCAACGCCGGTGATCGCTTCGGGGGGGGTGTCTTCGATGGATGACCTGAAAAAGCTCAAGGATGAAGCGCCGATGATCGAGGGGGTGATCAGCGGCCGCGCCGTTTATGACGGGCGGATCGATCCGGCGGCCGCCGTCGCCGCGCTGGAGGGGTCATGCTGA
- a CDS encoding imidazole glycerol phosphate synthase subunit HisF: MLKVRIIPCLDVKGGRVVKGVNFVDLADAGDPVEQARIYDREGADELTFLDITASHENRETIFDVVGRTAEECFMPLTVGGGVRALDDIRRLLLAGADKVSINTAAVKRPEFVREAAEKFGSQCIVVSIDARTVGDGRHEIFTHGGRNPTGIDAILWSKRMAEYGAGEILLTSIDHDGAKKGFNIGLTRAIADAVPVPVIASGGVGTLDHLVEGVVDGHASAVLAASIFHFGTFTIGQAKAYMKAAGVPVRYEPEG, translated from the coding sequence ATGCTGAAGGTCAGGATCATCCCTTGTCTGGACGTTAAGGGGGGCCGCGTCGTCAAAGGCGTCAACTTTGTCGATCTGGCCGACGCCGGCGATCCGGTGGAACAGGCCCGCATCTACGACCGCGAAGGGGCCGACGAGCTGACTTTCCTCGACATCACCGCCAGTCACGAGAACCGCGAAACGATCTTTGACGTGGTGGGGCGCACCGCCGAGGAATGTTTCATGCCGTTGACGGTCGGCGGCGGGGTGCGCGCCCTGGACGATATCCGCAGGCTGCTGCTCGCCGGCGCCGACAAGGTTTCCATCAATACGGCGGCGGTGAAGCGTCCCGAGTTCGTGCGCGAGGCGGCGGAAAAATTCGGCAGTCAGTGCATCGTCGTTTCCATCGACGCCAGGACCGTCGGCGACGGGCGTCACGAGATTTTTACCCACGGCGGACGCAACCCGACCGGCATTGACGCCATTTTGTGGTCAAAACGCATGGCCGAGTACGGCGCCGGGGAGATTTTACTGACCTCCATAGATCATGACGGCGCCAAAAAAGGTTTCAATATCGGGTTGACTCGGGCTATAGCCGACGCCGTGCCCGTGCCTGTGATCGCTTCCGGCGGCGTCGGGACCCTGGATCATCTGGTCGAAGGCGTGGTTGACGGTCATGCTTCGGCGGTTCTGGCGGCCTCGATTTTTCATTTCGGAACCTTTACCATCGGTCAGGCCAAGGCTTATATGAAGGCGGCGGGAGTCCCCGTGCGCTATGAACCTGAAGGATAA
- a CDS encoding phosphoribosyl-ATP diphosphatase: MADKPVDITVVERVFEVVKSRRGGDPKVSYSAKLFARGRGKIAQKLGEEAVETIIAALEGSSEEVVSESVDLLFHLLLLWVDVGVKPKEVWAELARREGFSGLDEKKIKGGKHEK; this comes from the coding sequence ATGGCGGATAAACCGGTCGATATTACCGTTGTGGAGCGTGTGTTCGAGGTAGTAAAGAGCCGTCGCGGCGGCGATCCCAAAGTATCCTATTCGGCCAAGTTGTTCGCCAGGGGAAGGGGAAAGATCGCCCAGAAGCTGGGCGAGGAGGCGGTGGAAACCATCATCGCGGCGCTGGAAGGATCATCCGAGGAGGTGGTCAGCGAAAGCGTCGATCTGCTGTTTCATTTGCTGCTGCTGTGGGTCGATGTCGGCGTCAAGCCCAAAGAGGTCTGGGCGGAACTGGCGCGCCGCGAGGGCTTTTCGGGCCTGGACGAGAAAAAGATAAAAGGCGGGAAACATGAAAAATAG
- a CDS encoding histidine triad nucleotide-binding protein yields MAYDAKNIFAKILRGEIPCAKVYEDDFALAFNDINPQAPVHVLVIPKGPYASMDDFSADATEAEAAGFWRAVATTARELGLNKGGYRILANNGRDANQEVPHFHVHIFAGRNLGPMLTR; encoded by the coding sequence ATGGCATATGACGCAAAAAACATTTTTGCCAAAATTCTTCGCGGCGAAATCCCCTGCGCCAAGGTTTACGAGGATGACTTCGCGCTGGCCTTCAACGACATCAATCCCCAGGCCCCTGTGCATGTGCTGGTGATTCCCAAGGGGCCTTATGCGTCCATGGATGATTTTTCAGCCGACGCAACCGAGGCCGAGGCCGCCGGTTTCTGGCGCGCCGTCGCAACGACGGCGCGGGAATTGGGCCTGAACAAGGGCGGTTACCGCATCCTCGCCAACAACGGGCGCGACGCCAACCAGGAAGTCCCCCATTTTCATGTCCATATCTTCGCCGGCCGCAACCTGGGGCCGATGCTGACGCGGTAG